A portion of the Callithrix jacchus isolate 240 chromosome 13, calJac240_pri, whole genome shotgun sequence genome contains these proteins:
- the LOC128929440 gene encoding putative UPF0607 protein ENSP00000332738, with protein MGKRRSFLYGFHRRPRQQWQPQWSPLVPSNFSAGRVHPAAPACVPQLGTRYPARFLSHHRGLQPRFASGRNFTPTSSALRRALPPPVWRSPSRKKVVLSARHLAHRSPMRLPSLQMLAPMEVTAEEPEEPMEATAEEPEEPMEEPIDDEVETQGQEEEKGGPCSNEPTASTSRPLETQGNLASLDCRPRALKGSVQSKAHGVPSAHSPAGGVLPFGKPDPAPAVLPGPAPACSHWPEKAASQVLEKEQLPSSSGLQIPGKETQCKDPAAPVVGSSPPPRAASQAKRSGQPQQLPLVPAEQWRWGRDEGPSPAKHPCLSLEGFTNNMGAIGSNAWLRRLKKRRGRINKPHGLAASSPSPRASSLVGIPCGFTTRPGPHSSPPHQQRPPAPTTVISGLGCSGEPTGDRSWGKEAATTWGLSTCSHG; from the exons ATGGGAAAACGCAGGAGCTTTCTTTACGGGTTCCACCGCAGGCCCCGGCAGCAGTGGCAACCCCAATGGTCTCCTCTTGTTCCTTCGAACTTTTCGGCTGGCCGGGTTCACCCTGCAGCTCCTGCGTGTGTGCCTCAACTGGGAACCCGATACCCTGCTCGATTTTTGAGTCACCACCGAGGTCTTCAGCCCCGTTTTGCATCCGGAAGGAATTTCACCCCAACCTCAAGCGCCCTACGGCGGGCCCTGCCTCCTCCGGTGTGGAGGTCCCCCTCAAGGAAGAAAGTCGTGCTGTCTGCAAGGCACTTGGCACACAGAAGCCCCATGAGGCTGCCTTCGCTACAAATGCTGGCCCCGATGGAGGTGACAGCAGAAGAGCCGGAAGAACCAATGGAGGCGACAGCAGAAGAGCCGGAAGAACCAATGGAAGAACCAATAGACGATGAGGTAGAGacccaggggcaggaggaggagaaagggggccCCTGTAGCAATGAACCAACAGCATCTACCTCGAGGCCCCTGGAGACTCAGGGAAACCTCGCTTCCCTCGACTGCAGGCCCAGGGCCTTAAAGGGAAGTGTCCAATCCAAGGCCCATGGAGTGCCCAGCGCACACAGCCCTGCAGGAGGCGTCCTTCCCTTTGGGAAGCCTGACCCAGCTCCAGCAGTGCTCcctggcccagctcctgcctgctccCATTGGCCAGAGAAGGCGGCCTCTCAGGTGCTGGAGAAGGAGCAGCTACCCAGCTCCTCAGGCTTGCAGATCCCGGGGAAGGAGACCCAGTGCAAGGATCCTGCGGCTCCAGTAGTAGGCAGCTCCCCTCCACCGAGAGCTGCCAGCCAAGCAAAACGGTCAGGGCAACCCCAGCAGCTGCCACTGGTCCCTGCCGAGCAATGGAGGTGGGGCAGAGACGAGGGGCCCTCACCCGCTAAACATCCCTGCCTATCCTTGGAAGGATTCACAAACAACATGGGGGCGATAGGTAGCAATGCATGGCTGAGGAGACTGAAAAAGCGACGTGGGAGGATAAACAAG CCCCATGGGCTCGCGGCGTCCTCTCCATCCCCACGTGCCTCCAGCCTGGTTGGAATTCCGTGTGGCTTCACAACACGCCCCGGCCCCCACAGCTCCCCTCCACACCAGCAGCGGCCGCCGGCTCCAACCACGGTGATCTCTGGCCTTGGGTGCTCCGGCGAGCCCACTGGGGACCGCTCCTGGGGGAAGGAGGCTGCCACCACGTGGGGCCTCTCCACCTGCTCACATGGCTAA